In uncultured Trichococcus sp., a single genomic region encodes these proteins:
- a CDS encoding transposase, which produces MATILPENQINQELNSSVHQFFRNQKLGTLLNQSNIRKEAGISPVMLVQFIFSLVLQKKNLYRTLESGREPEAPAKDAVYRLLNNATYNWRKFLLLLSQNVITQKLLPLVSENRERVLILDDSLYSRARSKSVEMLALVHDHTTGKFVRGFRMLTLGWSDGNTFVPLAFSLLSSEKQSNRFQEINPTIDKRTVGYKRRKEAVKKSTEALFDLLDDINPLQLCARTLLFDSWFAFPKVIKRVVSEYPLEVVCMLKRMHRVYYTYEGQKYTLTQLYQVVRKKRGRAKILASVVVSLGLDDNEKEIQARIVFVRDRNRSKNWLAILSTDVNLPEEEIVRLYGKRWDIECFFKVAKSHLALGKEFQCRSYDAMVAHTTIVFTRYIMLALRTREEQDPRTIGQLFFLCCDELEDIRFAEAILLVFDCLKASLTEEPVLSEEMVESLLDRVFDNLPTFLKRAFPQPEKQLPSALAA; this is translated from the coding sequence TTCCGTTCATCAATTTTTTCGCAATCAGAAACTGGGAACGTTACTGAATCAATCCAATATTCGGAAAGAAGCAGGCATTTCACCAGTAATGCTGGTCCAGTTCATCTTTTCATTGGTCCTTCAAAAGAAAAATTTGTATCGGACATTGGAATCCGGACGGGAGCCAGAGGCTCCTGCCAAGGATGCGGTTTATCGCTTGCTCAACAACGCAACCTATAATTGGCGCAAATTTCTGTTGCTGCTGAGTCAAAATGTCATTACCCAGAAATTGCTCCCACTTGTCTCAGAAAACCGCGAACGCGTCCTGATTTTGGACGATTCCTTATACAGCCGTGCCCGCAGTAAATCGGTCGAGATGCTTGCGCTAGTTCATGATCATACCACTGGGAAGTTCGTCCGTGGCTTTCGCATGCTGACTTTGGGTTGGTCGGATGGGAACACTTTCGTGCCGCTTGCGTTCTCTTTATTGAGCTCAGAAAAACAATCGAACCGTTTCCAGGAAATCAACCCGACCATAGATAAGCGCACCGTGGGTTACAAGCGTCGGAAGGAAGCCGTCAAAAAGTCGACGGAAGCGCTGTTCGACTTGCTTGATGATATAAATCCGCTCCAACTCTGCGCTCGAACGTTACTTTTCGATAGTTGGTTCGCATTTCCAAAAGTAATCAAGCGCGTGGTTTCGGAGTATCCACTCGAGGTAGTCTGTATGCTGAAACGTATGCACCGCGTCTACTACACGTATGAAGGGCAAAAGTATACACTGACCCAGTTGTATCAAGTTGTGCGCAAAAAACGTGGTCGTGCCAAGATCCTCGCATCTGTTGTCGTCAGCTTGGGACTGGACGATAATGAAAAAGAAATTCAGGCCCGTATTGTCTTCGTGCGTGACCGAAATCGCTCCAAAAATTGGCTTGCAATCTTGTCCACGGATGTCAATCTGCCTGAAGAAGAAATTGTGCGTCTCTATGGCAAACGCTGGGATATCGAGTGTTTCTTCAAGGTGGCAAAGTCACATCTGGCGCTAGGAAAAGAGTTCCAGTGTCGCAGTTACGATGCGATGGTAGCCCACACGACAATTGTCTTCACCCGTTACATCATGCTCGCCCTTCGTACACGCGAAGAGCAAGATCCCAGGACCATCGGTCAGCTGTTCTTCTTGTGTTGTGATGAACTGGAGGACATCCGCTTTGCAGAGGCGATTCTATTGGTATTTGACTGTCTGAAGGCTTCCCTGACGGAAGAACCTGTCCTGTCCGAAGAAATGGTGGAGTCCCTTCTGGATAGAGTTTTCGATAATTTACCAACTTTCTTGAAACGAGCATTCCCACAACCGGAAAAGCAGCTTCCAAGTGCTTTAGCGGCATAA